The following are from one region of the Gossypium hirsutum isolate 1008001.06 chromosome D03, Gossypium_hirsutum_v2.1, whole genome shotgun sequence genome:
- the LOC107949490 gene encoding DNA repair protein REV1-like isoform X1, protein MKAWQMTDFSPVLNSPLHLLLAIVLTIMVTSTVIGPSKHRHSTFGDPNFVENYFKNSRLHFIGTWRNRYRNRFPSLSNGFTKSHSNVSASTQKTPIIHIDMDYFFVSVVIRSHPELNDKPVAVCHSDNPKGIVEISSANYPARDYGWFLSKLYFYIFCNILVGELLFNMRLINFYYASGIKVGMFVRDVKSL, encoded by the exons ATGAAAGCATGGCAAATGACAGACTTCAGTCCTGTCCTGAATAGTCCTCTTCATCTGTTACTAGCCATTGTTTTGACAATCATGGTAACATCAACAGTCATTGGACCTTCCAAGCATCGGCATTCAACTTTTGGGGATCCCAATTTTGTGGAGAATTACTTCAAG AATTCAAGGCTGCATTTTATTGGAACCTGGAGAAATAGATATCGTAACCGTTTTCCTAGTTTGTCAAATGGATTTACGAAGTCTCATTCGAATGTCTCTGCTAGTACTCAAAAGACTCCCATTATCCATATTGACATG GACTATTTTTTTGTCTCGGTGGTTATCAGGAGCCATCCTGAATTAAATGACAAGCCTGTAGCTGTATGCCATTCAGACAATCCAAAAGGAATTGTTGAAATCTCTTCTGCAAATTATCCTGCTCGAGATTATGGTTGGTTTTTATCTAAGTTATATTTCTACATTTTCTGTAATATTTTAGTAGGAGAGCTTTTATTCAACATGAGATTGATAAACTTTTATTATGCTTCAGGAATTAAGGTAGGAATGTTTGTTAGAGATGTCAAGAGTCTAtaa
- the LOC107949490 gene encoding DNA repair protein REV1-like isoform X2 yields MKAWQMTDFSPVLNSPLHLLLAIVLTIMVTSTVIGPSKHRHSTFGDPNFVENYFKNSRLHFIGTWRNRYRNRFPSLSNGFTKSHSNVSASTQKTPIIHIDMDYFFVSVVIRSHPELNDKPVAVCHSDNPKGIVEISSANYPARDYGIKVGMFVRDVKSL; encoded by the exons ATGAAAGCATGGCAAATGACAGACTTCAGTCCTGTCCTGAATAGTCCTCTTCATCTGTTACTAGCCATTGTTTTGACAATCATGGTAACATCAACAGTCATTGGACCTTCCAAGCATCGGCATTCAACTTTTGGGGATCCCAATTTTGTGGAGAATTACTTCAAG AATTCAAGGCTGCATTTTATTGGAACCTGGAGAAATAGATATCGTAACCGTTTTCCTAGTTTGTCAAATGGATTTACGAAGTCTCATTCGAATGTCTCTGCTAGTACTCAAAAGACTCCCATTATCCATATTGACATG GACTATTTTTTTGTCTCGGTGGTTATCAGGAGCCATCCTGAATTAAATGACAAGCCTGTAGCTGTATGCCATTCAGACAATCCAAAAGGAATTGTTGAAATCTCTTCTGCAAATTATCCTGCTCGAGATTATG GAATTAAGGTAGGAATGTTTGTTAGAGATGTCAAGAGTCTAtaa